Within Fusarium keratoplasticum isolate Fu6.1 chromosome 8, whole genome shotgun sequence, the genomic segment ACCGAAACCAGCAACAACGGCGACCTTGCCAGCAATCATGACATCGGTGGCACGCTTGATACCGTCGACAAGGGACTCACGGCAGCCGTAGAGGTTGTCGaacttggacttggtgaCGGAGTCGTTGACGTTGATGGCGGggacgaggagcttgctctccttgagcATGCGGTAGAGGTGGTGGACACCGGTGGTGGTCTCCTCAGAGACACCGTAGCAGTCCTTGAGCATCTCAGGGTACTTGTTGTGGACGAGGGTGGTCAGGTCACCACCGtcatcgaggatgaggttgagcttcttgtcatcCTTGAAGGCAAGGAGCTGCTGCTCGAGGCACCAGTTgtactcctcctcggtctcaCCCTTCCAGGCGAAGACGGGGACACcggcggcggcaatggcGGCAGCGGCGTGGTCCTGGGTGCTGAAGATGTTGCAGCTGGTCCAGGTGACCTCGGCACCAAGAGCAGTCAGGGTCTCGATGAGGACGGCGGTCTGGATGGTCATGTGGAGGCAGCCAGCAATGCGGGCACCGGCGAGAGGCTGGTCGGCAGCGTACTTGGCTCGGGTCTGCATGAGACCGGGCATCTCGTTCTCAGCGAGCTCGATCTCCTTGCGGCCAAAGGCGGCCAGGGAGAGGTCAGCGACCTTGAACTTGTGGGCGGGGGCAGACATTGTGGATGAattggtggaggaggaggagtatgagagggaaagaaagagaatagaagaggaggaagaaagaaaaagagaagaagaaaagggaggaggaggaataTGTAGAGGtcaagaggttgaggacgaggtgaGAAGATAAGATGGGAGCGGGGCTTCTCAGACTTGACCTCCTGCTCGATtggagggggagagggggaggggttGGTGGGCGGGCGGTGAAAACGGCAAAATGAGGGGCAGAATTTTCTTTGCCATTGAGACCAACAAACCACCTACCACCAAGAGGCGGGGCAATCACCACGGGCATGCAACCAAAAAAAGTCGC encodes:
- a CDS encoding Adenosylhomocysteinase is translated as MSAPAHKFKVADLSLAAFGRKEIELAENEMPGLMQTRAKYAADQPLAGARIAGCLHMTIQTAVLIETLTALGAEVTWTSCNIFSTQDHAAAAIAAAGVPVFAWKGETEEEYNWCLEQQLLAFKDDKKLNLILDDGGDLTTLVHNKYPEMLKDCYGVSEETTTGVHHLYRMLKESKLLVPAINVNDSVTKSKFDNLYGCRESLVDGIKRATDVMIAGKVAVVAGFGDVGKGCAMALHGMGARVLVTEIDPINALQAAMAGYQVTTMEKAAKIGQIFVTTTGCRDILTGAHFEAMPNDAIVCNIGHFDIEIDVAWLKANATSVQNIKPQVDRFLMPSGRHIILLAEGRLVNLGCATGHSSFVMSCSFTNQVLAQIMLFKASDKAWGEKYVEFAKTGKLDVGVYVLPKILDEEVARLHLDHCQAELSTLTQVQADYLGLTREGPFKADIYRY